One genomic segment of Streptomyces niveus includes these proteins:
- a CDS encoding NTP pyrophosphohydrolase, with protein MRILLIVDGANVVGSVPDGWWRDRRGAAERLRDRLVPLAGDGLPGAGAPGPLETVLVVEGRARGVESVPGVRVESAPGSGDDLIAELARDAADRPCVVVTADRELRRRVEAYGARCVGPRTVRQLPDERT; from the coding sequence GTGCGGATTCTACTGATTGTCGACGGGGCCAACGTGGTTGGTTCGGTGCCGGACGGATGGTGGCGCGACCGGCGTGGAGCGGCCGAGCGGCTGCGGGACCGGCTGGTGCCTCTCGCCGGGGACGGGCTGCCCGGCGCGGGGGCTCCGGGGCCCCTGGAGACGGTGCTGGTGGTGGAGGGCCGGGCGCGTGGCGTGGAGTCGGTGCCGGGGGTGCGGGTGGAGTCGGCGCCCGGCAGCGGTGACGATCTGATCGCCGAGCTGGCGCGGGACGCGGCGGACCGTCCCTGTGTCGTCGTCACCGCCGACCGGGAGCTGCGGCGCCGGGTCGAGGCGTACGGGGCGCGCTGCGTCGGGCCCCGTACGGTGCGTCAACTCCCGGACGAGCGGACGTAG